In the Carboxydothermus hydrogenoformans Z-2901 genome, one interval contains:
- a CDS encoding phosphate ABC transporter substrate-binding protein, which yields MKKYGIVAIISILVVALLFAGGCAKKNEQATPQNGQTTKEGKITLAGSTALLPLAKQAATLYMEKNPKVTVNVSGGGSFTGLRQVIAGAVDIGNSDVDAEKDPETAGKGLVDHQVAVAPFVIIVNPDVKVDNLSKEQLADIFTGKITNWKEVGGNDAKITIIHRAKSSGSRKVITDLVLDGKEFTDKAIIQDSNGAVRKAISQTPGSIGYIDAAYIDNSVKVLKYNGVEYTPENVYNKKYTLYAYEHMYTKGEPTGVVKDFLDFVLSDEFQNNYVEKLGFLSISKMK from the coding sequence ATGAAAAAGTATGGAATTGTAGCGATTATCAGCATCCTGGTGGTGGCTTTGCTTTTTGCTGGAGGTTGTGCTAAAAAAAATGAGCAAGCTACCCCGCAAAACGGGCAAACTACCAAGGAAGGTAAGATCACCCTTGCCGGTTCTACCGCCCTTTTGCCTTTAGCCAAACAAGCAGCTACCTTGTACATGGAGAAAAATCCCAAAGTTACCGTGAATGTTTCTGGAGGAGGCTCTTTTACAGGACTCAGACAGGTAATTGCAGGTGCGGTAGATATCGGCAATAGCGATGTCGATGCCGAAAAAGACCCTGAAACTGCGGGTAAAGGTTTAGTTGACCATCAAGTTGCGGTTGCTCCTTTCGTGATCATCGTCAATCCTGATGTTAAGGTGGATAACCTTTCTAAAGAACAGTTAGCAGATATCTTTACCGGTAAAATTACCAACTGGAAAGAAGTTGGCGGCAATGACGCCAAAATCACCATTATTCACCGGGCAAAATCTTCCGGTTCGCGCAAAGTAATCACCGACCTCGTCTTAGATGGCAAAGAATTTACCGATAAAGCAATAATTCAGGACTCCAACGGAGCGGTGCGAAAAGCAATTTCTCAAACCCCCGGTTCAATTGGCTATATTGATGCAGCATATATCGATAATTCGGTAAAAGTGTTAAAATATAATGGGGTAGAGTACACTCCCGAAAACGTTTATAACAAAAAGTATACCTTATACGCCTATGAACACATGTATACGAAAGGTGAGCCTACCGGTGTGGTAAAAGATTTCCTGGACTTTGTTTTAAGCGATGAATTTCAAAATAACTACGTGGAAAAATTGGGCTTCTTATCGATAAGTAAAATGAAATAA
- a CDS encoding MoaD/ThiS family protein: MKIEIRLFATFREGRFKKEVWDLPEGTKVIDVLNRLGIKPEEIAILLVNGLDAEPDRVLKDGDYISLFPPVGGG, encoded by the coding sequence ATGAAAATTGAGATCCGGCTTTTTGCAACTTTCCGGGAAGGACGCTTTAAAAAAGAAGTTTGGGACCTTCCCGAAGGAACAAAAGTAATCGATGTTTTAAACCGTTTAGGGATTAAACCGGAAGAAATAGCCATCCTTTTAGTTAATGGTTTGGATGCCGAGCCTGACCGCGTATTAAAAGACGGTGACTATATTTCCCTGTTCCCACCGGTGGGAGGTGGTTAA
- a CDS encoding aldehyde ferredoxin oxidoreductase family protein, whose product MAGYCGKVLRVNLSTGEIKKEPLDLEVAKKFLGGRGLGSYILSKEIDPAVDPLSPENKIIFATGPLTGSSAPTSGRYMVVTKSPLTGTIASSNSGGFWGAELKFAGYDLIIVEGKAAKPSYIYINDDTVEIRDAQNYWGKLVSETTELLQKEVGDPKARVLTIGPAGERLSPIAAVMNEKYRAAGRSGVGAVMGSKNLKAIVVRGSGKIEPAEPEKTKELLSRLLKKIREDGVTGQGLPNYGTAVLVNIINENGILPTNNFQKSYFPTADAISGETLSEKYLVKKDPCYRCPIACGRYCKVDDEEGGGPEYETIWAFGADCGVDDLAAIIKANNLCNEYGLDTISAGATIACAMELYEKGHIKKEELDGPELKFGSAEAVIEWTRKMGAGEGFGAKLALGSYRLAESYGVPELSMSVKKQELPAYDPRGVQGHGLQYATSNRGGCHVRGYLISPEILGSPEKIDRFALEGKANWAKLFQDLTAVIDSLGLCLFTSFALNADDYRELFNYIVGENYTTEDILTAGERIWNLERVFNLKAGIDAKEDTLPKRLLEEPVPDGPSKGHKHRLAELLPEYYKVRGWDEKGVPTAEKLQALGL is encoded by the coding sequence ATGGCCGGCTATTGCGGGAAAGTATTGAGGGTTAACCTCTCCACCGGTGAAATTAAAAAGGAACCGCTGGATTTGGAGGTGGCCAAGAAGTTTTTAGGCGGTCGGGGTTTGGGAAGTTATATTTTATCCAAAGAAATCGACCCTGCTGTGGATCCGCTATCTCCGGAAAACAAAATTATTTTTGCTACCGGTCCATTGACCGGATCATCGGCGCCGACCTCCGGACGCTACATGGTGGTAACTAAATCTCCGCTTACCGGTACTATTGCCAGTTCCAACTCCGGAGGCTTTTGGGGGGCTGAATTAAAATTTGCCGGCTATGATTTAATCATTGTAGAAGGAAAAGCGGCAAAACCAAGCTACATATATATTAATGATGACACCGTTGAAATCCGGGATGCGCAGAATTACTGGGGGAAATTAGTATCTGAAACCACCGAGCTTTTACAAAAAGAAGTGGGAGATCCCAAAGCCCGGGTCTTGACCATTGGTCCTGCCGGGGAAAGGCTTTCGCCCATAGCTGCCGTTATGAACGAAAAATACCGGGCTGCAGGTCGTTCCGGTGTAGGAGCGGTAATGGGCAGCAAAAACTTAAAAGCAATTGTGGTAAGAGGGTCCGGAAAAATTGAACCGGCGGAGCCGGAAAAAACCAAGGAGCTCTTATCCAGACTTTTAAAGAAAATTCGAGAAGATGGGGTTACCGGTCAGGGCTTGCCCAATTATGGTACCGCGGTTCTGGTAAATATTATCAATGAAAACGGTATTTTACCCACTAACAACTTCCAAAAATCTTACTTCCCAACTGCCGATGCTATTTCCGGGGAAACTTTATCCGAAAAATATTTAGTGAAAAAAGACCCCTGCTACCGTTGTCCGATTGCGTGCGGTCGTTACTGCAAAGTTGATGATGAAGAAGGCGGCGGGCCGGAGTACGAAACTATCTGGGCCTTTGGTGCCGATTGCGGCGTTGACGATTTAGCTGCCATAATTAAAGCCAATAACCTGTGCAACGAATACGGCTTAGATACGATTTCCGCAGGAGCAACCATTGCCTGCGCTATGGAGCTTTACGAAAAAGGCCACATTAAGAAAGAAGAATTAGACGGTCCGGAGTTAAAGTTTGGTTCTGCCGAAGCTGTCATTGAATGGACCAGGAAGATGGGGGCGGGCGAAGGTTTTGGAGCCAAACTGGCCCTTGGGTCGTATCGGTTAGCCGAATCTTACGGTGTTCCGGAACTTTCGATGTCGGTGAAGAAACAGGAATTACCGGCTTATGACCCCCGTGGTGTTCAGGGCCATGGTCTGCAGTATGCTACTTCCAACCGGGGAGGCTGTCACGTCCGGGGTTACCTGATTTCTCCGGAAATTCTCGGCTCTCCGGAAAAAATTGACCGCTTTGCTTTAGAAGGAAAAGCCAACTGGGCCAAGCTCTTCCAGGACTTAACGGCGGTCATTGACTCCCTTGGTCTTTGCCTCTTCACCTCCTTTGCCTTAAATGCCGATGACTACCGGGAACTCTTTAACTATATCGTTGGGGAAAATTACACTACGGAAGATATTTTAACTGCCGGCGAACGAATCTGGAATTTAGAGCGGGTCTTTAACTTAAAAGCGGGAATCGATGCTAAAGAGGATACCTTACCCAAGCGGCTTTTAGAAGAACCTGTACCCGATGGACCGTCCAAAGGACATAAACACCGCCTGGCAGAACTTTTACCGGAGTATTACAAGGTACGGGGTTGGGACGAAAAAGGGGTACCAACCGCCGAAAAGTTGCAAGCTTTAGGTTTATAA
- the glpX gene encoding class II fructose-bisphosphatase gives MERKLSLEFARVTEAAAVASARWMGRGDKHKADQAATEAMRAVFDTIDIRGEVVIGEGEMDEAPMLYIGEKLGTGYGPALDIAVDPLEGTNLVAKGLNGAIAVVAAAPKGCLLNAPDMYMEKIAVGPAAAGKIHLDAPVKDNLRIVAESLKKSVADLTVVILDRPRHEKIIKEVREAGARIMLISDGDVSPAIACAFEDSGVDMMIGIGGAPEGVLAAAALKCLGGELMGRLVPEDDEQMERCRKMGLADPRQILTLDDLVKSDDVIFAATGITNSNLLKGVRFTANGAATHTLVVRGKTGTVRFIEALHRFDKKPIYNLIGLNV, from the coding sequence ATGGAGAGAAAGCTATCCTTGGAATTTGCCCGGGTAACGGAAGCGGCGGCGGTAGCTTCTGCCCGCTGGATGGGCCGGGGGGATAAGCATAAGGCTGACCAGGCCGCTACTGAAGCAATGCGGGCGGTTTTTGATACCATAGATATTCGCGGTGAAGTGGTTATCGGCGAAGGGGAAATGGATGAAGCGCCGATGCTTTACATCGGGGAAAAATTAGGTACCGGTTATGGCCCGGCTTTAGATATTGCCGTTGATCCTCTGGAAGGGACCAATCTTGTCGCCAAAGGTTTAAATGGCGCCATTGCGGTGGTGGCTGCTGCTCCCAAGGGGTGTCTTTTAAACGCTCCCGATATGTACATGGAAAAAATTGCCGTTGGTCCGGCAGCAGCGGGTAAAATCCACCTTGATGCTCCCGTTAAAGATAACCTGAGGATAGTTGCCGAAAGTCTGAAAAAATCGGTAGCCGATTTAACGGTGGTGATTTTGGATCGCCCCCGCCACGAAAAAATAATTAAAGAAGTGCGGGAGGCGGGAGCCAGAATAATGCTGATCTCCGATGGAGATGTTTCACCGGCTATAGCCTGTGCTTTTGAGGATTCCGGGGTGGATATGATGATTGGTATTGGTGGAGCCCCGGAGGGAGTTTTAGCTGCCGCTGCTTTAAAATGTCTGGGCGGAGAGCTGATGGGGAGGCTTGTGCCGGAAGATGATGAGCAGATGGAACGGTGCCGGAAAATGGGTCTTGCTGATCCCCGGCAAATTTTAACGTTAGATGATTTGGTAAAGAGCGATGATGTCATTTTTGCGGCTACCGGAATCACCAACAGTAACCTTTTAAAAGGCGTGCGGTTTACGGCCAATGGAGCGGCCACTCATACGTTAGTTGTTCGGGGGAAAACCGGTACCGTTAGGTTTATTGAAGCCTTGCACCGTTTCGATAAGAAGCCAATATATAATTTAATAGGTTTGAATGTTTAA
- a CDS encoding HesA/MoeB/ThiF family protein, with protein MLSKGEKNLLGNIFRREGIKELSLETTERISRETGIALRAIEYFALENGVVPRKYARNIGSFTLAGQKKLLASKVMVVGLGGLGGYVLEELCRAGVGEIVGVDGDAFEESNLNRQLLATEKNLGQKKANKARKRAAEINQTVVVSGFVTKVENLPETAWQGVELVFDCLDNIESRFYLEEKTNNLGLPLVHGAIGGWYGQVGIVWPGSNLLTKIYRERKKGIEQTLGNPPFTPAVAASLMVALGINLLLGTLEKESVFYFFDLKNMEFEKISF; from the coding sequence GTGTTAAGTAAAGGAGAAAAAAATCTCCTGGGTAATATTTTTCGCCGGGAAGGTATTAAGGAATTATCCCTGGAAACAACCGAGAGAATTTCCCGGGAAACCGGTATTGCTCTACGCGCTATTGAATATTTTGCCCTCGAAAACGGGGTTGTGCCCCGGAAGTATGCCCGTAATATCGGAAGTTTTACTTTAGCTGGGCAGAAAAAACTTTTAGCTTCCAAAGTAATGGTTGTGGGCTTGGGCGGACTTGGTGGCTATGTTTTGGAAGAACTGTGTCGAGCAGGCGTGGGAGAAATAGTGGGGGTTGATGGCGATGCCTTTGAGGAATCCAATTTAAACCGCCAGCTTTTGGCTACAGAAAAAAATCTTGGGCAGAAAAAAGCCAATAAAGCCAGAAAAAGGGCGGCGGAGATCAATCAAACGGTGGTGGTAAGCGGTTTTGTAACCAAGGTCGAAAATCTTCCGGAAACTGCCTGGCAGGGAGTAGAGCTTGTCTTTGATTGTTTAGATAATATAGAAAGTCGTTTTTACCTCGAAGAAAAAACAAATAACCTTGGACTGCCCCTGGTGCACGGAGCAATAGGAGGCTGGTACGGCCAGGTCGGGATTGTTTGGCCCGGAAGTAACCTTTTAACCAAGATTTACCGGGAACGGAAAAAAGGTATAGAACAAACCCTGGGGAACCCTCCTTTTACTCCGGCGGTGGCGGCAAGTTTAATGGTAGCTTTGGGGATTAATTTGCTTCTGGGAACGTTGGAAAAAGAAAGCGTATTTTACTTTTTTGATTTAAAAAATATGGAGTTTGAGAAAATAAGCTTTTAA
- a CDS encoding manganese catalase family protein — MFKHEKALLHEVGVERPNPNYAAMLQEQLGGPHGELKAAMQYLSQSFRIKDPALKDLFLDIAAEELSHMEMVAATINLLNGHELNASNATVGTIEAHVLSGLNPVLTNASGELWTAAYVDVTGDLAADILSNIAAEQRAKVVYEYLYRQINDKKVRETIDFLLNREEAHNTLFREAFNKLQETGSLKDWGVTQDSKLYFDLSTPGKYFSLNAANPPKFESPQ; from the coding sequence ATGTTTAAACACGAAAAAGCTTTATTACATGAAGTGGGAGTTGAAAGACCAAACCCCAATTATGCGGCCATGCTTCAAGAACAATTAGGGGGTCCTCACGGGGAACTAAAAGCGGCCATGCAATACCTTTCTCAAAGCTTCAGGATCAAAGATCCGGCCCTGAAAGATCTATTCTTAGACATCGCTGCTGAGGAGTTAAGTCACATGGAAATGGTGGCAGCTACCATTAATCTTTTAAATGGTCATGAGTTAAATGCCAGTAATGCTACCGTTGGCACGATTGAAGCCCACGTTTTATCAGGGTTAAATCCTGTACTAACTAACGCTTCGGGTGAGCTTTGGACAGCGGCGTATGTTGATGTAACTGGCGACCTTGCTGCTGATATTCTTTCAAATATTGCCGCTGAACAGCGGGCAAAGGTAGTGTATGAGTACCTGTATCGACAGATAAACGATAAAAAGGTGCGGGAAACGATTGATTTTCTCCTGAATCGCGAGGAAGCCCATAATACCCTTTTTCGGGAAGCCTTTAATAAATTACAGGAAACCGGCTCTTTAAAAGACTGGGGCGTCACCCAGGATTCAAAATTATACTTTGATTTATCGACACCCGGAAAATACTTTTCACTAAATGCGGCAAATCCGCCGAAATTTGAAAGCCCCCAATAA
- a CDS encoding sigma-54-dependent Fis family transcriptional regulator: MNEQWRRFISGEDPVSSVDPLILRSWKRCREKVVDYQRVINNDILPAPLLRERWQKQEELLKAAEQVLPHIYRLLQGQNYMVILCDSEGYILKAIGDPPFLNKAQKVYLSPGANWREDIKGTNAIGTSISEGTAVKVLGWEHYVQENHFLNCWAAPVYNSEGKMVGVLDISGENGRSDNRLLEIALMGAKIIEQNLLLQELQKKVVISQQGLQLAGKMLQEGVIVIDNQGIITEINQKGAQILGKRREEVIGNLISDVLGSAKSFSLSPKEEKFQINAGLGEKIGDKRFDTVYALNRAGQNVIEQHRWVGNSTKSKQVLEIVAKAAAVNLSVLLQGESGTGKEVIARYIHQLSDRKNGPFIAINCAALPPNLIESELFGYVEGAFTGAKKGGQPGKFELANGGTIFLDEISDMPLNVQAALLRVLQEREVCRIGDNKVRKIDVRVIAATQKDLQQLVNDGLFRLDLYYRLKVITINLPPLRERKEDLYELVPYFVNKACQSMGKPLLSVDREIYSYFLAYHWPGNVRELENCIYSMVALATGSQLTVADLPVELRQNLESVQADSSSLLEQKTKLAILEALKQTNGKIAPAARLLGMGRTTLYRKLKKYNLLK; encoded by the coding sequence ATGAATGAGCAATGGCGGCGTTTTATTTCAGGGGAAGACCCTGTAAGCAGCGTAGATCCGCTAATCTTGCGTTCCTGGAAGAGGTGTAGAGAAAAAGTAGTTGATTACCAAAGAGTTATTAATAACGATATACTTCCTGCACCGCTTTTACGAGAACGCTGGCAAAAGCAGGAAGAATTACTGAAAGCAGCAGAACAGGTATTGCCCCATATCTACCGCTTACTGCAGGGCCAAAACTATATGGTTATACTTTGCGATTCTGAGGGATATATTTTAAAAGCAATAGGCGATCCCCCGTTTCTGAATAAAGCTCAGAAAGTGTACTTATCGCCTGGGGCTAACTGGCGGGAAGATATTAAAGGAACCAACGCCATTGGTACTTCTATTTCTGAAGGTACGGCTGTTAAAGTTTTAGGCTGGGAACATTATGTCCAGGAAAACCATTTTTTAAATTGCTGGGCTGCACCGGTGTACAATTCTGAAGGAAAGATGGTAGGGGTGTTGGACATATCCGGGGAAAACGGAAGGAGTGACAACCGTCTTTTAGAAATTGCCCTCATGGGGGCCAAAATAATTGAGCAAAATCTCTTATTGCAAGAATTGCAGAAAAAGGTTGTTATTAGCCAGCAAGGGCTTCAACTGGCAGGTAAGATGCTGCAGGAAGGGGTTATTGTTATTGATAACCAAGGGATAATTACCGAGATAAACCAAAAGGGCGCCCAGATTTTGGGCAAACGGCGAGAGGAAGTTATAGGTAATTTGATAAGTGATGTTTTGGGTAGTGCTAAAAGCTTCTCGCTTAGCCCAAAGGAAGAAAAGTTCCAAATTAATGCAGGGCTTGGGGAGAAAATTGGTGACAAGAGGTTTGATACCGTTTATGCACTGAACCGGGCTGGGCAAAATGTGATTGAACAACATAGATGGGTCGGCAACAGTACCAAATCGAAACAGGTGTTAGAAATAGTAGCAAAAGCAGCTGCAGTTAATTTGTCGGTGCTGCTACAGGGAGAGAGCGGTACGGGAAAAGAGGTAATTGCCCGCTATATTCATCAGCTCAGCGACCGGAAGAATGGTCCGTTTATTGCCATAAATTGTGCTGCTTTGCCGCCTAATTTAATTGAAAGCGAGCTTTTCGGTTACGTTGAAGGAGCTTTTACAGGTGCTAAAAAAGGTGGACAGCCCGGGAAGTTTGAACTTGCTAATGGTGGTACGATCTTTTTAGACGAAATCAGCGATATGCCATTGAATGTTCAAGCAGCGTTATTACGTGTACTTCAGGAACGGGAAGTTTGTCGTATCGGAGATAATAAAGTTAGAAAAATTGATGTTAGGGTCATTGCCGCAACTCAAAAAGATTTGCAGCAGTTAGTCAATGATGGGTTATTTCGTTTAGATTTATATTACCGCTTAAAAGTCATTACCATAAACTTACCGCCACTGCGTGAACGGAAGGAAGATTTGTATGAGCTGGTACCCTATTTTGTTAACAAAGCTTGTCAAAGTATGGGTAAACCGCTTTTGAGTGTGGACCGAGAAATTTACTCTTATTTCCTTGCATACCACTGGCCGGGAAATGTGAGAGAGCTCGAAAACTGTATTTACAGTATGGTGGCATTAGCTACCGGTTCGCAGCTCACAGTTGCCGATTTGCCGGTAGAATTGCGCCAGAATTTGGAATCTGTTCAAGCTGATAGTAGTTCACTTTTGGAGCAAAAGACCAAGCTTGCGATACTGGAAGCGTTAAAACAAACAAATGGGAAAATTGCTCCGGCTGCTCGATTGTTGGGAATGGGGCGGACCACACTGTACCGCAAGCTGAAAAAATATAACCTGCTCAAATAG
- a CDS encoding tungsten cofactor oxidoreductase radical SAM maturase — MILQFKDYQIVLEPQPDIQEIYLELSGLCNLNCRHCYRNSWSYKGGLMERKTWEKVLEDAKALPLLSRIVLGGIGEPLLHPEIKEIITNIKAMGLKVSITTNGFLLTEAMARDFVNLGVDEIIVSIDGFLPETFAENRGADIGNLWSNLKQLNLIKQQNKSSQPEILAEMVVNKRNSQEIFKLIPRLLEYNIKVLYVSQLMPVVKEKIEDIFYQKYPDEKLLEWRTLVARASMYSGVKVLLPEMGLNTHRSCRFVEGKKVVVRFDGEVSPCYRFLHDSREYVFGREKEIRAVSFGNVNKESLAEIWTKEAFVKFRFLEHMNHYPSCPDCEWVDGCDMVWNIEEDCWGNKPSCADCLWARGLIFCP, encoded by the coding sequence ATGATTTTACAATTTAAGGACTACCAGATAGTTCTCGAACCCCAGCCGGATATCCAGGAAATATATCTTGAATTATCAGGTTTGTGTAATTTAAACTGCCGCCACTGCTATCGCAATAGCTGGAGTTACAAAGGTGGACTGATGGAAAGGAAAACCTGGGAGAAAGTTTTGGAAGATGCAAAAGCTTTACCTTTACTTTCGCGGATTGTTTTAGGGGGTATTGGCGAACCGCTACTTCATCCGGAAATTAAGGAAATAATTACTAATATAAAAGCAATGGGGCTTAAAGTAAGTATTACTACGAACGGCTTTCTTCTTACTGAAGCTATGGCCCGTGATTTTGTGAATTTAGGGGTTGACGAAATCATTGTTTCCATTGATGGGTTTTTGCCGGAAACTTTTGCGGAAAACCGGGGGGCAGATATAGGTAACTTATGGAGTAATTTAAAGCAACTTAATTTAATAAAGCAGCAAAATAAAAGCAGCCAGCCGGAAATATTAGCGGAGATGGTGGTAAATAAGAGAAACTCCCAGGAGATTTTTAAACTTATTCCCAGGCTTTTAGAGTATAATATTAAAGTTTTGTATGTTAGCCAGCTTATGCCGGTAGTAAAAGAAAAAATAGAAGACATTTTTTACCAGAAGTATCCCGATGAGAAGCTTTTAGAGTGGCGAACATTGGTAGCCCGGGCTTCCATGTATTCCGGGGTAAAAGTCCTCTTACCGGAGATGGGGCTTAATACCCACCGTTCCTGCCGGTTTGTGGAAGGAAAAAAAGTAGTGGTGCGGTTTGACGGTGAAGTATCTCCTTGCTACCGGTTTTTACACGATTCCCGGGAATACGTTTTTGGACGGGAAAAGGAAATTCGGGCAGTAAGTTTTGGGAATGTTAATAAAGAGAGCCTGGCGGAGATCTGGACGAAAGAGGCTTTTGTTAAATTTCGTTTTTTGGAACATATGAACCACTACCCTTCCTGTCCTGATTGCGAATGGGTTGACGGCTGTGATATGGTCTGGAATATTGAAGAAGACTGCTGGGGTAATAAACCGTCCTGTGCCGATTGCCTTTGGGCCAGGGGATTAATTTTTTGCCCGTAA